In Crocosphaera sp. UHCC 0190, the following proteins share a genomic window:
- a CDS encoding ankyrin repeat domain-containing protein, whose product MVSPVDFQLVNAARQGDCPTVQTLLMKGAQVNATDLQNTSALMYAAQRGHQDIVRCLLEAGANVNQKRIPSGVSALMLAAAANRVEIIKDLMAAGANVNQTNEDGSPALMIAAYKGYLEIVKILIAAGANINHQDKDGDDALKLAIKGDYPQVIEILRQTGATLDDEREALIVAIRAGSLKTFQALLNPQIDINQPNAEGETLLSLAASEGKTAIIQALLAAGAEVNRKDEDGETPLHYATVEGHLEAVKALLEGGANVHQANQFGDTALILAVVQGYPMIVKELLQRGANPNRQNYGETPLTLAIAQGNLEVIQALLSAGADPNTHFPNGQTGLMKAADKGNITLIRLLLKAGADVQLKDTTGATALMWGSHRGYVDVVKVLLDNGKVNLEERNQGGYTALMLAQYNHYPEVVELLKKAGAK is encoded by the coding sequence ATGGTTTCACCGGTTGATTTTCAATTGGTTAATGCGGCGCGTCAAGGGGACTGTCCAACAGTGCAAACATTGCTTATGAAAGGGGCGCAGGTGAATGCAACGGATTTACAAAATACCAGTGCATTAATGTATGCGGCACAGCGAGGACATCAGGATATCGTGCGTTGTCTTTTGGAGGCAGGGGCCAACGTTAACCAAAAACGCATCCCTTCCGGGGTCAGTGCTTTAATGTTAGCCGCGGCCGCTAACCGAGTTGAAATTATCAAAGATTTGATGGCGGCAGGGGCCAACGTTAATCAAACTAATGAAGATGGTAGCCCTGCTTTGATGATTGCCGCTTATAAAGGCTATTTAGAGATCGTCAAAATTCTAATCGCTGCGGGGGCGAATATAAATCATCAAGACAAAGATGGAGATGATGCCCTCAAGCTGGCTATTAAAGGGGATTATCCCCAAGTTATTGAGATATTACGCCAAACGGGAGCAACCCTTGATGATGAGCGAGAGGCCCTAATTGTTGCTATTCGCGCTGGTAGCTTAAAGACGTTTCAAGCTCTCTTAAATCCCCAAATAGATATTAATCAACCCAATGCTGAAGGCGAAACCCTGTTATCCTTAGCAGCATCGGAAGGAAAAACTGCCATTATCCAAGCTTTATTAGCCGCAGGAGCCGAGGTAAATCGAAAAGATGAGGACGGAGAAACCCCCTTGCATTATGCTACCGTAGAGGGGCATTTAGAGGCAGTCAAGGCCTTATTAGAAGGGGGCGCAAATGTACATCAGGCCAATCAATTTGGCGACACAGCTTTAATTTTGGCGGTGGTACAAGGATACCCGATGATTGTCAAAGAATTACTCCAACGAGGGGCAAATCCCAACCGTCAGAATTATGGTGAAACTCCCTTGACTTTGGCGATCGCCCAAGGCAATTTAGAAGTGATTCAAGCTTTATTAAGCGCAGGGGCTGATCCTAATACGCACTTTCCCAATGGACAAACGGGGTTAATGAAGGCAGCAGACAAGGGCAATATTACCTTAATACGTCTTCTACTCAAAGCTGGGGCAGATGTGCAGCTAAAGGATACAACAGGGGCCACCGCCTTGATGTGGGGTAGTCATCGCGGTTATGTTGATGTGGTTAAAGTGTTATTAGATAATGGAAAGGTTAATTTAGAGGAAAGAAATCAGGGAGGCTATACTGCTTTGATGTTAGCTCAATATAATCATTATCCTGAAGTTGTGGAATTATTAAAAAAGGCAGGTGCTAAATAA
- a CDS encoding 2Fe-2S iron-sulfur cluster-binding protein encodes MTRYHQIRIHHRQIAQEYTLKVPDDRYILHSAEDQGYELPFSCRNGACTACAVRILSGEVDQPEAVGLSPELQEKGYALLCVSYAQSDLEVETQDEDEVYELQFGRYFGKGKVRLGLPLDDD; translated from the coding sequence ATGACTCGTTATCACCAAATTCGCATTCATCACCGTCAAATCGCTCAAGAATACACCCTAAAAGTTCCTGATGATCGCTACATTCTTCATAGTGCAGAAGATCAAGGTTACGAACTTCCCTTTTCCTGTCGTAATGGTGCTTGTACCGCCTGTGCTGTGCGTATTTTATCAGGAGAAGTCGATCAACCGGAAGCAGTAGGACTCTCTCCCGAATTACAAGAAAAGGGCTATGCTCTATTATGTGTTAGCTATGCACAATCAGATTTAGAAGTGGAAACCCAAGATGAAGATGAAGTCTATGAACTGCAATTTGGGCGATATTTTGGTAAAGGCAAGGTTAGATTAGGATTACCCTTAGATGATGATTAG
- a CDS encoding site-2 protease family protein — protein MDGKWQIGSLLGIPLYLDPSWFLILGLVTLVNAEDINGQGLAGDWLWLGWIAGLIMALLLFVSVLLHELGHSLMARSQGITVNSITLFLFGGVAAIERESKTPAGAFWVAIAGPLVSFSLSALFFSLIYGLSSLHLFSGMSGNFSKIPQLLIYMMVDLARINLVLGIFNLIPGLPLDGGQVLKAIVWKLKGDRLTGVRWAAASGKLVGWFGICLGLFFILLTGSLSGLWLVLVGWFIRRNADNYDRITELQQSLLNIQASQVMTREFRVVNARLSLAQFAQEYILRESYDPMVYFAASEGRYRGLIQIRDLQTIERSAWDKITLWDIAYSLQDIPSVEEKTPLFKVIEQLEAVSERYLTVLSPAGAVAGIIDRGDVVRAIADYNKLPIPESEIKRVKTEGTYPNYLPLVAIAKTLEQESD, from the coding sequence ATGGACGGAAAATGGCAAATCGGCTCTTTATTAGGCATTCCTCTCTATCTTGATCCTTCTTGGTTTTTAATCCTAGGGTTGGTGACGTTAGTTAATGCTGAGGATATTAATGGTCAGGGATTGGCGGGAGATTGGCTATGGTTAGGGTGGATAGCGGGCCTGATCATGGCTTTATTACTGTTTGTCTCGGTCTTACTCCATGAGTTGGGCCATAGTTTGATGGCCCGCTCTCAAGGAATTACGGTAAATTCTATCACCCTCTTTTTATTTGGAGGAGTCGCGGCGATCGAACGAGAATCAAAAACCCCGGCCGGTGCCTTTTGGGTGGCGATCGCTGGCCCTTTGGTGAGTTTTAGTCTATCTGCTCTCTTTTTTAGTCTGATTTATGGCTTGTCTTCCCTTCATTTATTCTCAGGAATGTCCGGTAATTTCAGCAAAATTCCCCAATTATTAATCTATATGATGGTGGATTTGGCACGAATTAATTTAGTTCTGGGTATTTTTAATTTAATTCCGGGCCTACCCTTAGATGGGGGACAGGTGTTAAAAGCGATAGTGTGGAAATTGAAAGGCGATCGCTTGACGGGAGTTCGTTGGGCGGCGGCTAGTGGTAAATTGGTGGGATGGTTTGGGATCTGTTTAGGACTCTTTTTTATCCTCTTGACAGGGAGTTTAAGCGGGTTATGGTTGGTTTTAGTGGGATGGTTTATCCGACGGAATGCAGACAATTATGATCGGATTACGGAATTACAACAAAGTCTTTTAAATATTCAGGCCAGTCAGGTGATGACCCGTGAGTTTCGCGTGGTCAATGCTCGTCTAAGTTTAGCGCAATTTGCCCAGGAATATATTCTCAGGGAAAGTTATGACCCGATGGTCTATTTTGCCGCTTCAGAAGGACGCTATCGGGGGCTGATTCAGATTCGAGATTTACAAACTATTGAACGGAGTGCTTGGGACAAAATAACTTTGTGGGATATTGCCTATTCTTTGCAGGACATTCCTTCCGTTGAAGAAAAAACCCCTCTTTTTAAGGTGATTGAGCAATTAGAAGCGGTTTCTGAACGTTATCTTACCGTCTTGTCTCCCGCCGGGGCCGTGGCCGGGATTATTGACCGGGGAGATGTGGTGAGGGCGATCGCGGATTATAATAAGTTACCTATTCCTGAGAGTGAAATCAAACGAGTAAAAACTGAGGGAACTTATCCCAATTATTTACCATTAGTTGCGATCGCTAAAACTCTTGAACAAGAAAGCGATTAG
- the clcA gene encoding H(+)/Cl(-) exchange transporter ClcA, producing the protein MNNHPTGESNDSSAPQPEGKSLSKLMPKALLEAKQKLKTRLLLWASLVGILTGGVGTLFQVAVHQVILGREQLIELVKNYTVLNWLVPTVLSAVMVYFAFLLMRQVAPETGGSGIPQIEGFLNGLLPIRWQIVLPVKFLGGLLALGSGMVLGREGPTIQMGGSIGKMVGSYFRSSGEQVKTLVAAGAGAGLASAFNAPLAGILFVSEEMRPNFEDRISSYRAVTLASVMATIVVGIFLGQGADIKITKFEAPPLESLLGFAILGICLGVIGYFFNLCLFRTLDWFSNLQGMAYVLTGLYVGAAIGFLSWLYPPITGGGDETIFWAFRNEAPSYVLLSLFLLRFALTMFSYGCGAPGGIFAPMLALATTFSMGGTQQVHDWFQFPFLLPEPDAFAVAGMGALVAATVRAPLTAIVLTIEMTDNYLLILPLLVTCLTSTITAHALGGEPIYSVLLKRNLSRNKISTQIDS; encoded by the coding sequence ATGAATAACCATCCCACGGGAGAATCTAATGATTCTTCGGCTCCTCAGCCAGAGGGAAAATCACTATCGAAGCTCATGCCCAAAGCTTTATTGGAAGCCAAACAAAAGCTTAAGACTAGACTCCTTTTGTGGGCATCATTAGTGGGTATTTTAACCGGAGGAGTCGGCACTTTATTCCAAGTAGCAGTCCATCAAGTCATACTCGGAAGAGAACAGTTAATTGAGTTGGTCAAAAATTATACTGTCCTGAATTGGTTAGTGCCAACAGTTCTTTCGGCGGTAATGGTCTATTTCGCGTTTCTGTTAATGCGTCAGGTTGCCCCTGAAACTGGGGGCAGTGGTATTCCCCAAATCGAGGGGTTTCTCAATGGACTCCTTCCGATACGATGGCAGATAGTTCTCCCAGTTAAGTTTTTGGGCGGACTATTGGCCCTGGGTAGCGGTATGGTATTAGGGCGAGAGGGCCCGACGATACAAATGGGCGGGAGTATCGGTAAGATGGTGGGGAGTTACTTTCGGTCTTCGGGAGAACAAGTCAAAACTTTAGTAGCCGCAGGGGCAGGAGCAGGACTAGCCAGTGCTTTTAATGCACCTCTGGCCGGCATCTTATTTGTGAGCGAGGAGATGCGTCCTAACTTTGAAGACCGAATTAGTTCCTATCGGGCTGTGACCCTTGCTTCAGTTATGGCAACCATTGTCGTTGGAATTTTTCTTGGTCAAGGTGCCGACATCAAAATTACTAAGTTTGAGGCTCCACCATTAGAGTCACTTTTAGGCTTTGCAATTTTAGGCATCTGTTTGGGAGTAATTGGTTATTTTTTCAATCTCTGTCTTTTTCGCACTCTTGACTGGTTCTCTAACCTACAGGGTATGGCCTATGTTCTAACTGGCTTATATGTTGGTGCTGCTATCGGTTTTCTAAGTTGGCTCTATCCTCCCATTACTGGAGGGGGTGACGAGACAATTTTTTGGGCTTTTAGGAATGAAGCACCAAGCTATGTCCTCCTGTCGCTGTTTTTGCTGCGTTTCGCATTAACGATGTTCAGCTACGGTTGCGGGGCCCCTGGCGGCATTTTTGCCCCCATGCTTGCCTTAGCGACGACTTTTAGTATGGGTGGTACTCAGCAAGTCCATGATTGGTTTCAGTTCCCTTTTCTGCTTCCCGAACCAGATGCCTTTGCTGTAGCCGGAATGGGTGCTTTGGTGGCTGCCACTGTACGCGCCCCTTTGACGGCCATTGTACTCACCATTGAGATGACAGACAACTATTTGCTAATTCTTCCCCTTTTAGTAACCTGTTTAACTTCTACCATTACAGCCCATGCCCTGGGTGGAGAACCGATTTACAGTGTGCTTTTGAAGCGAAACTTGAGCCGCAATAAGATAAGCACCCAAATTGATTCTTGA
- the ispE gene encoding 4-(cytidine 5'-diphospho)-2-C-methyl-D-erythritol kinase, which produces MRTYTLIAPAKINLYLEIIGDRPDGYHELVMILQTIELADRLEIRCNGIQGIQLHCNHPLVPLDQTNLAYRAAQLMSQEFPEAFGNYGGVDITIDKQIPVAAGLAGGSTDGAAVLVGLDLLWELGLTLPQLQRLGEKLGSDVPFCVAGGTAIATGRGEKLDPIPDLDSLWVVLAKYQNLSVSTPWAYQTYKKQFGETYLKDLKNIESRTSQINSGPLVKAISQKDRKKIGKLLHNDLENVVLPEYSQVAQLRNILQQAGGLGTMMSGSGPTVFTLCNSQAEAETIQQKARQEIKDPDLEFWVTKLSSTGIQVASV; this is translated from the coding sequence ATGCGAACTTATACTTTAATTGCTCCTGCTAAAATCAATTTATATCTCGAAATAATCGGAGATCGCCCCGATGGTTATCATGAATTAGTGATGATTTTACAAACGATTGAATTGGCTGATCGTCTGGAAATTCGCTGCAATGGCATTCAAGGAATTCAGTTACATTGTAATCATCCCCTTGTCCCTTTAGATCAGACAAATTTGGCCTATCGTGCGGCTCAATTAATGAGTCAAGAATTTCCTGAAGCTTTTGGCAATTATGGCGGGGTTGATATTACCATTGATAAACAAATTCCTGTTGCTGCGGGGTTGGCAGGGGGTTCAACTGATGGGGCTGCAGTTTTAGTCGGGTTAGATTTATTATGGGAATTAGGATTAACCTTACCCCAATTGCAACGTTTAGGGGAAAAATTGGGATCAGATGTGCCGTTTTGTGTGGCAGGAGGAACAGCGATCGCCACAGGTAGAGGAGAAAAATTAGATCCCATTCCAGACTTGGATAGTTTATGGGTTGTGTTAGCAAAATATCAAAATCTTTCTGTTTCTACCCCTTGGGCCTATCAAACCTACAAAAAACAATTTGGTGAGACTTATCTTAAGGATTTAAAAAATATTGAATCTCGAACCTCCCAAATTAATTCTGGCCCTTTAGTAAAAGCAATTAGTCAAAAAGACAGAAAAAAAATTGGCAAGCTATTACATAATGATTTAGAAAACGTTGTCTTACCTGAATATTCCCAAGTTGCTCAATTAAGAAATATTTTACAACAAGCTGGTGGACTAGGAACTATGATGTCAGGATCGGGCCCAACGGTGTTTACATTGTGTAATTCTCAAGCAGAAGCAGAAACAATTCAACAAAAAGCTAGACAAGAAATTAAAGATCCAGACTTAGAATTTTGGGTAACTAAACTATCAAGTACAGGTATTCAAGTTGCTTCTGTTTAG
- a CDS encoding HpsJ family protein: MNYQAFTSLALKLIGVIFILSSLLDYITLAVPLNWENPQWQIGLVTSIVDRGVVPLVGMGFILVGYWIDSLVDTSPLKKSGFDLRLPVFILSAVLGLVFLLMVPLHLNNLNLAKTNALEQIQQGAGQGAQQIQAFLTQVDSLSKNPQRLTGQLQTLNQAIETGQVQGQQLNAQQLEAARQQRDQLQGLRELAKNPAEYKKRTDELKKQLETQLVTRRKQAEDQAKTQALKQSLRIGLSSLMLAIVYFVIGVFGLRISMSGPKMAPRQKAPKR, translated from the coding sequence ATGAATTATCAAGCATTTACCTCTCTCGCGCTCAAACTCATTGGAGTGATTTTTATCCTTTCTTCTCTATTGGATTACATCACCCTGGCAGTTCCCTTAAACTGGGAAAATCCTCAGTGGCAAATTGGCCTCGTCACCAGTATTGTTGATCGGGGGGTTGTTCCTTTAGTGGGTATGGGATTTATTTTAGTCGGCTATTGGATTGATAGTTTAGTTGATACTTCTCCCCTCAAAAAATCTGGGTTTGATCTGCGATTACCTGTTTTTATCCTTTCGGCTGTTTTGGGACTTGTCTTTTTGTTGATGGTTCCTCTACACCTCAATAACCTTAATTTAGCCAAAACTAACGCCTTAGAGCAAATTCAACAAGGGGCTGGTCAAGGGGCCCAACAAATCCAGGCCTTCTTAACTCAGGTCGATTCCCTGTCGAAAAATCCTCAACGACTCACTGGACAACTCCAAACACTCAATCAAGCGATTGAAACAGGTCAAGTTCAAGGACAACAACTCAATGCTCAACAATTAGAGGCCGCTCGTCAACAGAGGGATCAATTACAAGGTTTACGGGAACTAGCGAAAAATCCCGCCGAATACAAGAAAAGAACCGATGAGTTGAAAAAACAATTAGAAACCCAATTAGTCACTCGTCGCAAACAAGCTGAAGATCAAGCGAAAACTCAAGCTCTTAAGCAAAGTTTACGGATTGGTCTAAGTAGTTTAATGCTGGCAATTGTTTATTTTGTGATTGGTGTGTTTGGCTTACGCATCTCCATGAGCGGCCCCAAAATGGCCCCTCGTCAGAAAGCTCCCAAACGCTAA
- a CDS encoding inositol monophosphatase family protein — translation MELPSQKERELFLDIATESVMTAGIILQDLVGQLEKIEEKGRPGDLVTEADKKAESSVLKILKSRVPSHQILAEESGKLGTEGSDYLWAIDPLDGTTNYAHGYPASSVSIGLLFKGIPLVGAVYNPFRQELFRGAKGLGATLNYRPIQVSKTKELNKSLLVTGFAYDRRETPDTNYPEFCYLTHLTQGVRRSGSASVDLTDVACGRLDGYWERGLSPWDIAAGIVILEEAGGKVTAYDESPLIIESGRLLATNGEIHHGLSQALDEALPWLKKFYS, via the coding sequence ATGGAATTACCAAGTCAAAAGGAACGAGAACTATTTCTCGATATTGCCACAGAATCTGTCATGACTGCGGGGATAATTTTACAAGATCTCGTTGGACAATTGGAAAAAATTGAAGAAAAAGGTCGTCCAGGAGACTTGGTGACGGAAGCCGATAAAAAAGCAGAATCCTCTGTTTTAAAAATTTTAAAAAGTCGGGTTCCCTCTCATCAAATTTTGGCAGAAGAATCCGGTAAATTAGGAACCGAAGGGAGCGATTATCTTTGGGCCATTGATCCCCTTGATGGTACCACAAATTATGCTCATGGTTATCCAGCTTCTTCGGTGTCCATTGGCTTATTATTTAAGGGTATTCCCCTAGTTGGTGCTGTTTATAATCCCTTTCGTCAAGAGTTATTTCGTGGTGCAAAAGGATTAGGAGCCACCCTCAATTATCGCCCTATTCAAGTATCAAAAACTAAGGAATTAAATAAAAGTTTATTAGTAACAGGGTTTGCTTACGATCGCCGCGAAACTCCAGACACAAATTATCCCGAATTTTGCTATCTTACCCATCTTACCCAAGGGGTGCGGCGCAGTGGCTCCGCATCCGTTGATTTAACTGATGTCGCTTGTGGACGCTTAGACGGTTATTGGGAAAGGGGGTTAAGTCCTTGGGACATTGCCGCTGGTATTGTCATTTTAGAAGAAGCAGGGGGCAAAGTCACCGCTTATGACGAAAGTCCTTTAATCATTGAGTCAGGGAGACTTTTAGCCACGAATGGAGAGATTCACCATGGTTTGAGTCAAGCATTAGATGAGGCATTACCTTGGTTAAAAAAATTCTATTCCTAA
- the pgl gene encoding 6-phosphogluconolactonase, whose protein sequence is MKQIQVLPDKTALLTQALSCVMEKIKIALEERGLCTLVLAGGSTPKPLYEALSQQSLPWEKIHIFWGDERYVPANHPDSNEGMARQAWLDRVPFPSENIHPMPTGSGDPALDAQTHETQLQQFFHVAPGEVPVFDVILLGMGDDGHTASLFPQTEALKVSDRLITVGNKDGQPRLTFTLPLLNQARCVIFLVAGENKRPALAQIFAPEADETMYPARSVQPQGELWWLLDEAAGAELK, encoded by the coding sequence ATGAAACAAATTCAAGTATTACCGGATAAAACTGCGCTGCTCACTCAAGCTCTGTCTTGTGTGATGGAAAAAATCAAAATAGCCCTAGAAGAACGGGGATTATGTACCCTGGTTTTAGCGGGAGGAAGTACCCCAAAACCTTTATATGAAGCTCTTTCTCAGCAATCTTTGCCTTGGGAAAAGATTCATATTTTTTGGGGAGACGAACGTTATGTCCCAGCCAACCATCCTGATAGTAATGAAGGGATGGCCCGTCAAGCTTGGTTAGATCGGGTGCCATTTCCCTCGGAAAATATTCACCCCATGCCCACAGGAAGCGGTGATCCCGCCCTTGATGCTCAAACTCATGAAACTCAATTGCAACAGTTTTTTCATGTCGCTCCTGGAGAGGTTCCCGTTTTTGATGTTATTTTGCTAGGAATGGGAGATGATGGCCATACTGCCTCTTTATTTCCTCAGACAGAGGCCCTCAAGGTGAGCGATCGCTTAATTACAGTAGGCAATAAAGACGGTCAACCTCGCTTAACTTTTACCCTTCCTTTGCTCAATCAGGCCCGTTGTGTCATCTTTTTAGTAGCAGGAGAAAATAAACGTCCCGCCTTAGCCCAAATTTTTGCCCCTGAAGCCGATGAAACCATGTATCCTGCTAGATCGGTTCAACCCCAAGGAGAACTTTGGTGGTTGCTCGATGAAGCGGCGGGGGCGGAACTGAAGTAA
- the glgA gene encoding glycogen synthase GlgA — translation MYIVQIASECAPVIKAGGLGDVVYGLSRELESRGHCVELILPMYDCMRYDHIWGLHEAYRDLFVPWYGGTIHCSVFYGKVHGVQCFFIQPHSGDNFFNRGHYYGALDDHFRFAFFSKAALEFLLKSNKRPDIIHCHDWQTGLVPVMLYEMYKFHGMDRQRVCYTIHNFKHQGICGIDILWATGLNNDLYYLNYDRLQDNFNGSAINLMKGGIVYANYVNTVSPHHGWEARFGNEGYGLGHTLEIHQQKFGGILNGLDYTIWSSEVDTYIPTQYGVEDFELKAQNKKALRERLLLRDEDKPLIAYIGRLDDQKGVHLVHHAMYYAMARNAQFVLLGSATAPDINKWFWHEKHHLNNNPDVHLELSFNEELSHLIYAGADMIVVPSNYEPCGLTQMIALKYGTVPIVRGVGGLINTVFDRDYDEFHLPEERNGYVFFQTDSSALESAMHRALELWYTDREGFYRLAQQGMRYDYSWNNPGEKYLNIYDFIKA, via the coding sequence ATGTATATTGTCCAAATAGCCTCAGAATGCGCCCCCGTGATTAAAGCGGGTGGTTTAGGTGACGTGGTTTACGGGTTAAGTCGTGAACTTGAAAGCCGCGGTCATTGTGTTGAACTGATTCTCCCCATGTATGATTGTATGCGCTATGACCATATCTGGGGACTTCATGAAGCTTATCGGGATTTATTCGTACCTTGGTACGGTGGAACAATTCACTGTTCTGTCTTCTATGGGAAAGTACACGGGGTACAATGTTTCTTTATTCAACCCCACTCTGGTGATAACTTCTTTAATCGCGGTCATTATTATGGGGCGTTAGATGATCATTTTCGCTTTGCCTTTTTCAGTAAAGCAGCCTTAGAATTCTTACTTAAGAGTAATAAACGGCCTGATATTATCCACTGTCATGATTGGCAAACGGGACTCGTTCCGGTGATGTTATACGAGATGTATAAATTTCATGGCATGGATAGACAGCGAGTTTGTTATACCATTCATAACTTTAAACATCAAGGAATTTGCGGAATTGATATTTTATGGGCCACGGGGTTAAATAATGACCTTTATTACCTCAATTATGATCGCCTACAAGACAACTTTAATGGTAGTGCCATCAACTTGATGAAAGGGGGAATTGTTTACGCTAATTATGTTAATACTGTTTCTCCTCACCATGGTTGGGAAGCCCGTTTTGGTAACGAAGGCTATGGCTTAGGCCATACTTTAGAAATCCATCAACAAAAATTTGGCGGGATTCTTAATGGACTTGATTATACTATCTGGAGTTCCGAAGTTGATACCTATATTCCCACTCAATATGGGGTTGAAGATTTTGAATTAAAAGCACAGAATAAAAAAGCTTTACGGGAACGCTTATTACTTCGGGATGAAGACAAACCTCTAATTGCTTATATTGGTCGTTTAGACGATCAAAAAGGGGTTCATTTAGTGCATCATGCCATGTATTATGCTATGGCCCGTAACGCCCAATTTGTCTTATTAGGTTCAGCCACTGCCCCAGATATTAATAAGTGGTTCTGGCACGAAAAACACCACTTAAATAATAATCCTGATGTTCATTTAGAGCTTAGTTTTAATGAAGAATTATCCCACCTCATTTATGCCGGGGCAGATATGATCGTTGTTCCTAGTAATTATGAACCTTGTGGGTTAACCCAAATGATCGCCTTAAAATATGGCACTGTTCCCATTGTTCGTGGGGTTGGAGGATTAATTAATACTGTGTTTGATCGGGATTATGATGAGTTTCATCTCCCAGAAGAACGCAACGGTTATGTCTTCTTCCAAACTGATTCTAGTGCCTTAGAATCAGCCATGCACCGCGCCTTAGAATTGTGGTATACCGACCGTGAGGGCTTTTATCGATTAGCTCAACAAGGGATGAGATATGATTATTCTTGGAATAATCCAGGGGAAAAATATCTCAATATTTACGATTTTATTAAGGCTTAA
- a CDS encoding potassium channel family protein, with the protein MLDRLTDSYLILMLTVVSIIIAIISENTVQFLCVNILFLFTMSLISFRGVYKHNHVYSHRSLKVLLLLILTAFLADLFLYFNWIPTFKTFFLVYAGLIRVGIFAYGWLTTVKILAHRSKVTNQTIILAITAYLFIGIIWSFIYFMIWQIDPQAFHINEQREYELKPWNLAMYFSLITLTTVGYGDIFPVGKWVMVLANFEAMAGAIYLTVIVARLVSLYSTPD; encoded by the coding sequence ATGCTAGACAGATTGACTGACTCTTATTTGATTTTGATGTTGACTGTGGTTAGTATTATTATTGCTATTATTAGTGAAAACACGGTACAGTTTTTATGTGTAAATATTCTCTTTCTCTTCACGATGTCTTTAATTAGCTTTAGGGGCGTTTATAAACATAATCATGTTTATTCTCACCGAAGTCTTAAGGTTTTATTATTGTTGATTTTAACAGCTTTTTTAGCTGATTTATTTTTGTATTTTAATTGGATTCCTACTTTTAAAACTTTCTTTTTAGTTTATGCTGGATTAATTAGAGTTGGAATTTTTGCATACGGTTGGCTAACTACTGTGAAGATACTCGCCCACCGGTCAAAAGTAACGAATCAAACCATTATTTTAGCCATCACTGCTTATCTTTTTATCGGAATTATCTGGTCATTTATCTATTTTATGATTTGGCAAATTGATCCCCAGGCTTTTCATATTAATGAGCAAAGGGAATATGAACTAAAACCTTGGAATTTGGCAATGTATTTCAGCTTAATCACCTTAACAACTGTTGGTTACGGAGATATTTTTCCCGTTGGAAAATGGGTCATGGTTTTGGCTAATTTTGAAGCCATGGCAGGGGCAATTTATTTGACGGTAATTGTTGCCAGATTAGTGTCTTTATATAGTACCCCCGACTAA
- a CDS encoding FHA domain-containing protein, whose product MIICPNCEHHNPDGAMQCEACYTPLPQMANCRNCGTPLLSNATFCGQCGIQSPFEMLEETQETLPPPPPSLETPPITPPPFPPDISSSFPPPPPAAAQIMPPPPPIAAPVIEESPPPVKSLSGSTQLQVFAASLLHLQTQTKYELPQGLEVIHLGKPNEHIPPDLDVSGFPDSDVVSRIHADIRVEGDIFYIEDVGSSNGTYINHRALPPGNRHRLRPGDRISLGKGDLVTFIFQLS is encoded by the coding sequence ATGATTATTTGTCCCAATTGCGAGCATCATAACCCAGATGGGGCCATGCAATGTGAGGCTTGTTATACGCCTTTGCCCCAAATGGCCAATTGTCGAAACTGTGGCACACCTTTATTAAGCAATGCGACATTTTGTGGTCAATGTGGCATTCAATCCCCCTTTGAAATGCTAGAAGAAACCCAAGAGACTCTTCCCCCACCGCCACCAAGTTTAGAAACACCTCCGATTACTCCCCCACCCTTTCCCCCGGATATTTCATCCTCATTCCCACCTCCTCCACCTGCCGCAGCGCAGATTATGCCCCCTCCCCCACCCATCGCTGCTCCCGTCATCGAGGAATCACCCCCTCCGGTAAAAAGTCTCAGTGGGTCAACCCAACTTCAAGTATTCGCTGCTAGTCTGCTCCATCTCCAAACCCAAACCAAATATGAATTACCCCAAGGATTAGAGGTCATTCATCTTGGCAAACCCAATGAACACATCCCTCCTGATCTTGATGTTTCAGGATTTCCTGATTCTGATGTGGTGTCTCGGATTCATGCGGATATTCGGGTTGAAGGCGATATCTTTTATATTGAAGATGTGGGCAGTTCTAATGGAACCTATATTAATCACAGGGCGTTACCCCCAGGTAATCGTCATCGACTACGGCCAGGCGATCGCATTTCCCTAGGGAAAGGTGACTTGGTAACGTTTATTTTTCAATTGTCATAA